From Ficedula albicollis isolate OC2 chromosome 5, FicAlb1.5, whole genome shotgun sequence, one genomic window encodes:
- the DHCR7 gene encoding 7-dehydrocholesterol reductase, which translates to MATHLPKEKKPTEGRKHQHMQNDTKASQGQWGRAWEVDWFSLASIIFLLIFAPLIVYYFIMSCAQYQCSLADPLLDLLTGNKHLSDIWNSTPTLTYRAAAIYALWVTFQVVLYLFIPDFCHKFLPGYMGGVQEGAVTPAGVVNKYEINGLQAWIITHVLWFANAYCFHFFSPTIIFDNWIPLLWCANILGYAVSTFAMIKGYFFPTNAKDCKFTGNFFYDYMMGIEFNPRIGKWFDFKLFFNGRPGIVAWTLINLSFAAKQQELYGQVTNSMILVNVLQGIYVLDFFWNEAWYLKTIDICHDHFGWYLGWGDCVWLPYLYTLQGLYLVYHPVQLYTAHAVGTLMLGLLGYYIFRMTNHQKDLFRRTSGNCRIWGKKPEYIECSYTSVDGSKYYSKLMTSGFWGWARHFNYTGDLMGSLAYCLACGFKHVLPYFYIVYMTILLTHRCLRDEHRCSSKYGKDWKRYTAAVPYRLLPGIF; encoded by the exons ATGGCAACCCATcttccaaaggagaaaaaacccactgaaggaagaaaacaccaaCACATGCAAAATGATACTAAAGCTTCTCAAGGCCAGTGGGGAAGAGCATG GGAGGTGGACTGGTTTTCCTTGGCAAGCATCATTTTCCTGCTCATCTTTGCACCACTGATTGTATATTACTTCATCATGTCCTGTGCCCAGTACCAGTGCTCTCTGGCTGATCCACTCCTGGACTTGCTGACAGGGAATAAGCATCTGTCTGACATCTGGAACAGCACTCCCACACTGACCTATAGAGCTGCTGCCATCTATGCCCTTTGGGTGACTTTCCAG GTTGTTTTGTACTTGTTCATTCCTGATTTCTGCCATAAATTTCTCCCTGGATATATGGGAGGTGTACAAGAAGGTGCTGTCACCCCTGCTG GTGTCGTAAATAAATACGAAATCAATGGACTTCAGGCCTGGATCATTACCCATGTGCTTTGGTTTGCAAATGCTTATTGCTTCCACTTCTTCTCACCTACCATCATTTTTGACAACTGGATTCCTCTCCTGTGGTGTGCCAATATCTTGGGATATGCTGTGTCCACGTTTGCAATGATTAAAGGCTACTTTTTCCCTACAAATGCCAAAGACTG CAAATTCACTGGAAACTTCTTTTATGACTACATGATGGGGATTGAATTTAACCCTCGAATAGGGAAGTGGTTTGATTTCAAGCTGTTCTTCAATGGGCGCCCTGGGATTGTGGCCTGGACTCTAATCAACCTTTCCTTTGCTGCCAAACAACAGGAGCTATACGGTCAAGTGACAAACTCCATGATCCTGGTCAATGTCCTCCAG GGTATTTATGTTCTGGACTTCTTTTGGAATGAAGCCTGGTACTTGAAAACCATTGATATCTGCCATGATCATTTTGGATGGTATTTGGGCTGGGGAGACTGTGTTTGGTTGCCTTACCTCTATACTTTGCAG GGTCTGTATTTGGTTTACCATCCTGTCCAGCTGTACACAGCTCATGCCGTAGGGACCTTGATGTTGGGCTTGCTGGGTTATTACATCTTCAGAATGACCAACCACCAGAAGGACCTCTTCCGTCGGACCAGTGGCAACTGCAGGATCTGGGGGAAGAAGCCAGAGTACATCGAGTGCTCCTACACATCCGTGGATGGCAGCAAGTACTACAGCAAGCTGATGACttctggattttggggctgggcaCGTCATTTCAACTACACAGGAGACCTGATGGGCTCACTGGCCTATTGCCTGGCTTGTGGCTTTAAGCATGTCCTGCCATACTTCTACATCGTTTACATGACCATTCTGCTCACCCACCGCTGCCTTAGGGACGAGCACCGTTGTAGCAGCAAGTATGGGAAGGACTGGAAGCGCTACACTGCTGCAGTGCCTTACCGGCTCCTACCCGGAATATTTTAA
- the NADSYN1 gene encoding glutamine-dependent NAD(+) synthetase yields MSRVVAVATCALNQWALDFEGNLERIFKSIDIAKSKGARYRLGPELEICGYGCSDHYYESDTLLHSFQVLEKLLQSPATQDIICDVGMPVLHRNVRYNCRVIFLNKKILLIRPKISLANAGNYRELRWFTPWSKARHVEEYFLPRIIQEVTGQETVPFGDAVLATKDTCLGAEICEELWAPNSPHIEMGLDGVEIFTNSSGSHHVLRKAHARVDLVNSATAKNGGIYILANQKGCDGDRLYYDGCAMISMNGETIAQGSQFSLDDVEVLVATLDLEDVRSYRAEISSRNLAASKVSPYPRVKVDFALSCPDDVAVPTCMPIQWRHHSPEEEISLGPACWLWDYLRRSKQAGFLLPLSGGIDSSATACIVYSMCHQVCLAVKNGNADVLADARMIVNDETYIPKDPREFCKRIFTTCYMASENSSQDTCNRAKLLAEQIGSYHINLNMDAAVKAVVGIFSVVTGRTPQFSVCGGSSRESLALQNVQARIRMVLAYLFAQLTLWARGMPGGLLVLGSANVDESLRGYMTKYDCSSADINPIGGMSKTDLKNFIQYCLENFQLTALRSIMSAPPTAELEPLVDGQVAQTDEADMGMTYAELSIYGKLRKIAKAGPYSMFCKLINMWKEICTPREVASKVKHFFRMYSVNRHKMTTLTPSYHAENYSPDDNRFDLRPFLYNTSWSWQFRCIDKQVSKLEKNKGISVAEDVD; encoded by the exons ATGAGCCGGGTAGTGGCCGTGGCCACCTGCGCTCTTAACCAGTGGGCTCTGGATTTTGAGGGCAACCTGGAGAGGATTTTCAAAA GTATCGACATCGCCAAGAGCAAGGGAGCCCGGTACCGGCTTGGGCCAGAACTTGAAATCTG TGGTTACGGCTGCTCAGATCACTATTATGAGTCAGACACACTCTTGCATTCGTTTCAAGTTCTGGAAAAGCTCTTGCAGTCTCCAGCTACTCAAGATATTATATGTGATGTGGGGAT GCCTGTTCTGCACAGAAATGTTCGCTACAATTGTCGAGTAATCTTTTTAAATAA GAAGATTCTTCTAATCAGACCAAAAATATCACTGGCAAACGCAGGAAACTACAGGGAACTTAGATGGTTCACCCCATGGAGCAAAGCAAG GCATGTGGAAGAATATTTTCTACCCAGGATAATTCAGGAAGTGACTGGACAG gaaacTGTTCCTTTTGGGGATGCAGTGCTAGCAACCAAAGATACATGCCTAGGGGCAGAAATATGTGAAGAACTCTGGGCACCAAACAG CCCTCACATTGAGATGGGGCTTGATGGCGTGGAAATTTTCACCAACTCCTCAGGGAGTCACCACGTGCTGCGGAAGGCTCACGCCCGGGTGGATCTGGTGAATTCTGCCACAGCAAAG AATGGTGGAATATATATTTTAGCGAACCAGAAAGGCTGTGATGGTGATCGTCTGTATTATGATGGCTGTGCCATGATTTCCATGAATGGAGAAACAATTGCACAAGGATCCCAGTTTTCACTCGATGATGTG GAGGTGCTGGTTGCCACTCTGGACTTGGAGGATGTTCGAAGTTACAGAGCAGAGATTTCATCTCGTAACTTGGCA GCAAGTAAAGTGAGTCCTTATCCCAGGGTAAAAGTGGACTTTGCTCTGTCATGTCCTGATGATGTAGCTGTTCCTACTTGTATGCCAATCCAGTGGAGACACCACAGTCCTGAGGAGGAGATAAG CCTTGGACCTGCATGTTGGCTTTGGGACTATTTAAGGCGCAGCAAACAG GCAGGATTTCTCCTACCTCTGAGTGGTGGAATTGACAGCTCTGCTACAGCTTGCATAGTGTATTCCATGTGTCACCAGGTTTGCCTGGCAGTCAAGAATGGCA ATGCAGATGTGTTGGCTGATGCACGCATGATTGTGAATGATGAGACATACATCCCTAAGGATCCTCGGGAATTCTGCAAGCGTATCTTCACCACGTGCTACATGGCTAGTGAGAACTCCTCCCAGGATACCTGCAACAGGGCTAAACTGCTGGCTGAGCAAATAGGCAG CTACCACATCAACCTGAACATGGATGCGGCTGTGAAAGCTGTTGTGGGGATCTTCAGTGTGGTGACAGGTCGAACTCCCCAGTTTTCTGTCTGtggggggagcagcagagagagccTGGCACTCCAGAATGTGCAG gCTAGAATAAGAATGGTCCTTGCCTACCTGTTTGCTCAGCTGACACTGTGGGCTCGTGGGATGCCAGGGGGACTGCTGGTGCTGGGATCAGCCAATGTGGATGAAAG TCTCCGTGGTTACATGACCAAGTACGACTGCTCCAGTGCTGATATCAACCCCATTGGTGGCATGAGCAAGACTGATTTGAAGAACTTCATTCAGTACTGCCTTGAAAACTTTCAGCTCACAGCCCTCAGGAG TATCATGTCAGCTCCACCCACTGCAGAGTTGGAGCCCCTGGTGGATGGACAAGTGGCTCAAACTGATGAG gCAGATATGGGGATGACATATGCAGAGCTCTCAATCTAtggaaaattaaggaaaattgCGAAGGCTGGACCGTACAGTATGTTCTGTAAGCTGATTAATATGTGGAAGGAAATTTGTACTCCAAGAGAG GTGGCATCCAAGGTTAAGCATTTCTTCAGGATGTATTCAGTCAACAGGCACAAAATGACCACCCTCACTCCTTCCTACCATGCTGAAAACTACAGTCCAGATGACAACCGGTTTGACCTGAGGCCTTTCCTCTACAACACCTCATGGTCCTGGCAGTTCAGGTGTATAGACAAACAG GTATCCAAgctagaaaaaaacaaaggaatttcTGTAGCTGAAGATGTGGACTGA